In a genomic window of Diorhabda carinulata isolate Delta chromosome 8, icDioCari1.1, whole genome shotgun sequence:
- the LOC130897486 gene encoding arylalkylamine N-acetyltransferase 1-like isoform X1: MINMVDNITIRLARSDEKEAVRHFLRKFFYRDEPCNKYMKLITEETPICEDLEKYTLKNFDSGLNLIAEHKNRIVGVCINSIIERDKPNENIFITDKKFVITASLLGYVEEQAALFQKYPEVSKIFDINILSVDTSYRGKGIGNAFCQKSKDIAKEQGAQLMSITCTSSFSASIAKKNGFEVVYELDYADYKINGEVVLKPEHPHKSIKMLVYSEL, encoded by the exons atgattaatatggttgat aacaTCACCATTAGGTTAGCTAGATCGGACGAAAAAGAAGCGGTAAGACATTTTTTGCGTAAATTTTTCTACAGAGATGAACCTtgcaataaatatatgaaattgataaCAGAAGAGACTCCCATATGTGAggatttggaaaaatatacgTTGAAAAACTTCGACAGTGGATTAAATTTAATTGCCGAACATAAAAATCGAATTGTGGGAGTGTGTATAAACAGTATCATTGAAAGAG ataaaccaaatgaaaatatttttattaccgATAAGAAATTTGTGATAACAGCGAGTTTGTTGGGGTACGTAGAAGAGCAAGCTgctctttttcaaaaatatcccGAGGTCAGCAAGATCTTCGATATTAACATATTATCTGTTGATACAAGTTACAGAGGAAAAGGAATAGGGAACGCGTTTTGCCAAAAATCAAa AGATATTGCCAAAGAACAAGGTGCGCAACTGATGTCTATTACATGTACTAGTTCCTTTTCTGCGTCTATCgctaaaaaaaatggattcgaGGTGGTATATGAATTGGATTATGCAGATTACAAAATTAACGGTGAAGTGGTTCTTAAACCAGAGCATCCACACAAATCTATAAAAATGCTTGTATATAGTGAACTTTGA
- the LOC130897486 gene encoding arylalkylamine N-acetyltransferase 1-like isoform X2, whose product MKLITEETPICEDLEKYTLKNFDSGLNLIAEHKNRIVGVCINSIIERDKPNENIFITDKKFVITASLLGYVEEQAALFQKYPEVSKIFDINILSVDTSYRGKGIGNAFCQKSKDIAKEQGAQLMSITCTSSFSASIAKKNGFEVVYELDYADYKINGEVVLKPEHPHKSIKMLVYSEL is encoded by the exons atgaaattgataaCAGAAGAGACTCCCATATGTGAggatttggaaaaatatacgTTGAAAAACTTCGACAGTGGATTAAATTTAATTGCCGAACATAAAAATCGAATTGTGGGAGTGTGTATAAACAGTATCATTGAAAGAG ataaaccaaatgaaaatatttttattaccgATAAGAAATTTGTGATAACAGCGAGTTTGTTGGGGTACGTAGAAGAGCAAGCTgctctttttcaaaaatatcccGAGGTCAGCAAGATCTTCGATATTAACATATTATCTGTTGATACAAGTTACAGAGGAAAAGGAATAGGGAACGCGTTTTGCCAAAAATCAAa AGATATTGCCAAAGAACAAGGTGCGCAACTGATGTCTATTACATGTACTAGTTCCTTTTCTGCGTCTATCgctaaaaaaaatggattcgaGGTGGTATATGAATTGGATTATGCAGATTACAAAATTAACGGTGAAGTGGTTCTTAAACCAGAGCATCCACACAAATCTATAAAAATGCTTGTATATAGTGAACTTTGA
- the LOC130897487 gene encoding arylalkylamine N-acetyltransferase 1-like yields MHLVFDTFKLNRLLFSNKLICRKAVTANNIPTIRFARTDEKESVRQFLRKSFFKDEPCNKYMKLITEETPICEDLEKYTLKNFDSGLNLIAEHKNRIVGVCINSIIERDKPSNNILFTDKKFVIIANLLGYVEEKAALFQKYPKVSKIFDIRLLSVDNSYRGKGIAKAFCKKSIDIAKEQGAQLMSMICTSSFSASIAKKNGFEVVYELDYADYKINGEVVLKPEHPHKSIKMLVYSKL; encoded by the exons ATGCATTTGGTTTTCGATACGTTTAAACTTAATAGATTATTATTTAGCAATAAACTTATCTGTCGTAAAGCTGTTACTGCG aataatatcCCAACTATTAGGTTTGCTAGAACAGACGAAAAAGAATCAGTAAGACAGTTTTTGAGAAAATCCTTCTTCAAAGATGAACCTtgcaataaatatatgaaattgataaCAGAAGAGACTCCCATATGTGAggatttggaaaaatatacgTTAAAAAACTTCGACAGTGGATTAAATTTAATTGCCGAACATAAAAATCGAATTGTGGGAGTGTGTATAAACAGTATCATTGAAAGAG ATAAGCcaagtaataatattttgtttactgataagaaatttgttataataGCGAATTTACTGGGGTACGTAGAAGAGAAAGCCGctcttttccaaaaatatcccAAAGTAAGCAAGATCTTCGATATTAGATTATTATCTGTTGATAACAGTTACAGAGGAAAGGGAATCGCGAAGGcgttttgcaaaaaatcaat AGATATTGCCAAAGAACAAGGTGCGCAACTGATGTCTATGATATGTACTAGTTCCTTTTCTGCGTCTATCgctaaaaaaaatggattcgaGGTGGTATATGAATTGGATTATGCAGATTACAAAATTAACGGTGAAGTGGTTCTTAAACCAGAGCATCCacataaatctataaaaatgcTTGTATATAGTAAACTATGA